In Erythrobacter litoralis HTCC2594, a single genomic region encodes these proteins:
- a CDS encoding serine protease: protein MMVTARWAVFATGLLLAWPFLASAQVVEGSADVDNSAMTEPGPPEPEDAEPVNEAQAPDSFDSSFPHNGFITTLVRISPDIVERRAEIVAAIEAQPGWAIGDEDDAEFEVVPNPEYYQDLLFARIKRREFDRSHSRLPSEAMDIADIMVFHNPETGVSWNDLRGKGNFPDPARPKVPHWGLDVPVPVDLGPADGADLISRLQAAMAPVARHHALLGLVNDQGGFLKLCVSNDPAPEGYCPVQERGDRPMLLYFKPFYIRAVGEDSLPGSEMTFLAVAPDRAIVHLATVPIARVREIGPGGEELSAFTVGDNYEAPARMEEFGDYQVIAIASPDILDPRIWQIRPGDPLPQDLCTTEIQLRVCETMRGNYRIVGDRPLTTGLVEFKVFTDAWNAVAPVGGGQATREEGLWQAQLFAPRAGSPTGFSGVLSPGGGRRLNFEKSHKCGGSYIGDGYILTAAHCVDKVGLRDYQVRLGTLDIRVGGSNFPIESMVIHSRYRQRRDKADIALLRIKTDRRLDRLLGKGLVAPAPLAPMGRRLPQNSAVDMTGWGFTSAATPGGDSLVDAEGNTQRNAAKLMKVPLKTSATSTCTRHRQLSVYASADIVCTLPAREGTGACFSDSGGPLTRRVGGRRQLVGIVSAGIGCAQPGMPTAYTRIANFRSWIERAKVAARVPGKHRIP, encoded by the coding sequence ATGATGGTCACAGCGCGCTGGGCTGTATTTGCGACCGGATTGCTGCTGGCGTGGCCGTTCCTGGCCTCGGCGCAGGTCGTTGAAGGGTCGGCCGACGTCGACAATTCAGCGATGACGGAGCCCGGTCCGCCCGAGCCGGAAGACGCAGAACCGGTAAACGAGGCTCAAGCCCCGGACTCCTTCGACTCCTCTTTCCCGCACAACGGCTTTATCACGACGCTGGTGCGAATTTCGCCCGACATTGTCGAGCGGCGCGCAGAAATCGTCGCTGCGATCGAGGCGCAGCCGGGCTGGGCGATCGGCGATGAGGACGATGCCGAGTTCGAAGTCGTCCCCAACCCCGAATATTATCAGGACCTGCTGTTCGCGCGGATCAAGCGGCGCGAATTCGACCGTTCGCATTCGCGCTTGCCATCCGAGGCGATGGATATTGCCGACATCATGGTGTTCCATAATCCGGAGACCGGCGTCTCCTGGAACGATTTGCGTGGCAAGGGGAACTTTCCCGATCCCGCGCGACCGAAAGTACCGCATTGGGGCCTCGATGTGCCGGTGCCGGTCGACCTCGGGCCTGCCGACGGCGCGGATCTGATCTCGCGCCTGCAGGCCGCCATGGCGCCCGTCGCGCGCCATCATGCTCTTCTGGGGTTGGTCAACGACCAAGGCGGATTTCTCAAACTATGCGTGTCCAACGATCCCGCTCCGGAAGGATATTGCCCGGTGCAGGAACGCGGCGATCGCCCGATGTTGCTCTATTTCAAACCCTTTTACATCCGCGCGGTCGGTGAAGATTCGCTCCCCGGTAGCGAAATGACCTTTCTCGCTGTCGCCCCCGATCGCGCCATCGTCCATCTCGCCACGGTGCCGATAGCAAGGGTGCGTGAGATCGGGCCCGGGGGCGAGGAGCTTTCCGCATTTACCGTGGGCGACAATTATGAAGCCCCTGCGCGGATGGAGGAGTTCGGAGACTACCAGGTCATCGCCATCGCCTCGCCCGACATTCTTGATCCCCGCATCTGGCAAATCCGCCCCGGCGACCCCTTGCCGCAAGATCTCTGCACGACCGAAATCCAGTTGCGCGTTTGCGAGACGATGCGCGGCAATTATCGCATCGTCGGCGATCGACCGCTGACGACAGGGCTCGTCGAGTTCAAGGTCTTCACCGACGCGTGGAATGCGGTGGCGCCAGTCGGCGGCGGGCAGGCCACTCGGGAGGAGGGACTGTGGCAGGCACAACTATTCGCGCCGCGTGCCGGTTCGCCGACCGGTTTTTCGGGTGTGCTCAGCCCCGGCGGAGGGCGGCGGCTGAACTTCGAGAAGTCGCATAAATGCGGCGGCTCTTATATCGGGGACGGCTACATCCTCACCGCTGCGCACTGCGTCGATAAAGTCGGGCTGCGGGACTATCAGGTCCGCCTCGGTACGCTCGACATCCGGGTCGGTGGCAGCAATTTCCCGATCGAGTCCATGGTCATTCACAGTCGCTACCGGCAGCGGCGTGACAAAGCCGATATCGCGCTGCTGCGGATCAAGACCGACCGTCGTCTCGACCGGCTTCTTGGCAAGGGCCTTGTTGCACCAGCCCCGCTCGCGCCTATGGGCCGCAGGTTGCCGCAGAATAGCGCCGTCGACATGACGGGCTGGGGCTTCACCAGCGCCGCCACGCCGGGCGGCGACTCGCTGGTCGATGCGGAAGGCAACACCCAGCGCAATGCCGCCAAGCTGATGAAAGTGCCGCTCAAGACGAGCGCGACATCGACCTGCACGCGCCATCGGCAACTGAGCGTTTACGCTTCTGCCGACATCGTCTGCACGCTTCCCGCGAGAGAGGGGACCGGAGCATGCTTCAGCGACAGCGGGGGCCCGTTAACCCGGAGGGTCGGCGGACGTCGGCAACTGGTCGGCATAGTGTCCGCCGGAATCGGCTGCGCACAACCCGGCATGCCGACCGCATATACGCGCATCGCCAACTTTCGCAGTTGGATCGAACGTGCCAAGGTTGCCGCGCGTGTTCCGGGCAAGCACCGGATTCCCTGA
- a CDS encoding pyridoxal phosphate-dependent decarboxylase family protein, producing MPKRGRDWAEVRAEMIDRGAGDAKWRDGKTAVYVFNAGPDIAEVQHEAYALYMSENGLGPLAFPSLAQMEREVIEMALSLLRGPEGAAGAMTSGGTDSITMAVKAARDFARAEKGLSGPANIVLPKSAHPAFDKAAHLMDIEVRRVPLKDDGSYEADPAAMDAACDAATIMMVGSAPNFPHGIVDPIMTLGEVAQARDIWLHTDACVGGYFAPFARMNGVDVPPFDFEVPAVRSMSADLHKYGYAAKGASTVLFRSEEYYNHMPFENRDWSGAPMKTPTLAGTRPGGAISAAWAVMQVLGVEGYREKQGLVCATRERVEAGVRELGFEVLGNPLLGLIAFRHPEHDNYAIYSEMYRKGWFTSLTIEPPALHLMLSPKHAEVIDDYLVDLAAGLETVAAGKEGPQVEARYN from the coding sequence ATGCCGAAACGCGGCCGGGACTGGGCCGAAGTGCGTGCCGAAATGATCGATCGCGGCGCCGGCGACGCCAAGTGGCGCGATGGCAAGACGGCGGTGTATGTCTTCAATGCCGGTCCCGATATCGCCGAAGTCCAGCACGAAGCGTATGCGCTCTACATGTCCGAGAACGGCCTCGGTCCGCTCGCCTTTCCCTCGCTCGCGCAAATGGAGCGCGAGGTCATCGAAATGGCACTGTCGCTGCTGCGCGGTCCCGAGGGTGCGGCAGGGGCGATGACTTCCGGCGGGACCGACAGCATCACAATGGCGGTCAAGGCCGCGCGCGATTTCGCGCGGGCGGAAAAGGGCCTGAGCGGGCCCGCCAATATCGTCCTGCCGAAATCGGCGCACCCGGCCTTCGACAAGGCAGCGCATCTGATGGACATCGAAGTGCGCCGCGTGCCGCTGAAAGACGACGGCAGTTACGAGGCCGATCCAGCGGCGATGGATGCGGCTTGCGACGCAGCGACGATCATGATGGTCGGTTCGGCCCCCAACTTCCCGCACGGCATCGTCGACCCGATCATGACGCTCGGCGAAGTGGCGCAGGCGCGGGACATCTGGCTGCACACCGACGCCTGCGTCGGAGGCTATTTCGCGCCGTTTGCGCGCATGAACGGTGTCGACGTTCCGCCCTTCGATTTCGAAGTGCCCGCCGTGCGTTCGATGAGCGCCGACCTGCACAAATACGGCTATGCCGCCAAGGGCGCGTCGACCGTGCTGTTCCGCTCGGAAGAGTATTACAATCATATGCCGTTCGAGAACCGCGACTGGAGCGGCGCGCCGATGAAGACGCCGACCCTGGCCGGCACGCGGCCCGGCGGAGCCATTTCCGCGGCTTGGGCTGTGATGCAGGTACTGGGCGTCGAAGGCTATCGCGAGAAACAGGGTCTCGTGTGCGCCACTCGCGAGCGCGTGGAGGCTGGCGTGCGCGAGCTGGGCTTCGAAGTGCTGGGCAATCCGCTGCTCGGGCTGATTGCGTTCCGCCATCCCGAACACGACAATTACGCGATCTACAGCGAAATGTACCGCAAGGGCTGGTTCACCTCGCTGACCATCGAGCCGCCTGCTCTGCACCTGATGCTTTCGCCCAAGCATGCCGAAGTCATCGACGATTACCTGGTGGATCTTGCTGCAGGCCTAGAAACTGTCGCGGCCGGCAAGGAAGGGCCCCAGGTCGAAGCGCGTTACAACTGA
- a CDS encoding TIR domain-containing protein: MEPTDDKSGESIPAQEAPWAFVSYSREDRPAALKVIEALKAAGIAVWWDGLLEGGARYNEITEDRLENAYAVIVLWSHASTKSHWVHDEAMRGRDRHCLVPASIDGSEPPLGFRQFQCVTLASKPGPLDPAGLADLVQTVQRMHPDSREGTAAHFVSHPAPSPDTGRFSVDRRLAIGGGIAALAGVGGLAAWQFGVFGGTRSNSIAVLPFETIGGGEDQTWFADGLAAEIRARLAQNPLLKVAAKASSNTFRETEADAKEIASKLKVAFLLNGDVRREGDQLRVTAALTDGSTGFTERQLSFDRAIDGVFEIQSAIAAAVIAELTAQIEGRNTGEQIGGTDNVAAYEAFLRGNELFDAGTDQNTDRQALAKFEEAVAIDPGYAAAHAGKSRAISVIGNLYTAPENRAEVYGSAAEAAREAVRLAPEFADGHSALGFAFANRLDMQAARDPYERSYQLGAGDAEILSRYAKFRSRIGDADGASAAIERAVGLDPLNARVFVFYGNIAYAAGRYAEAIDHFDEARALQPQLSSYHYSKGLAQLELGDFEAARDSFAADPFFVWQKTGGAIVEHKLGNTAAAKAHYQALKAEYGDESSYQYVQILSQWGDIEGALAALGEAERLRDSGLVWLYYDPLLAPIRETDEYRALIKRFGFV; the protein is encoded by the coding sequence ATGGAACCGACCGACGACAAGAGCGGCGAGAGCATTCCTGCGCAGGAGGCGCCGTGGGCGTTCGTCAGCTATTCGCGCGAAGATCGCCCTGCCGCGCTGAAAGTCATCGAAGCGCTGAAAGCCGCGGGCATCGCAGTGTGGTGGGACGGCCTGCTGGAAGGCGGCGCCCGCTATAACGAAATCACCGAAGACAGGCTCGAAAACGCCTATGCGGTCATCGTCTTGTGGTCGCATGCCTCGACCAAGTCCCATTGGGTACACGACGAAGCCATGCGCGGGCGCGACAGGCATTGCCTGGTCCCGGCCTCCATCGATGGCAGCGAGCCGCCGCTCGGTTTCCGCCAATTCCAGTGTGTCACTTTGGCATCGAAGCCGGGGCCGCTCGATCCGGCGGGCCTCGCCGATCTGGTGCAAACTGTGCAACGCATGCATCCCGACTCACGCGAGGGAACGGCTGCGCATTTCGTCTCGCATCCGGCGCCGTCTCCCGATACCGGTCGTTTCAGCGTCGATCGTCGCTTGGCGATAGGCGGCGGTATAGCCGCGCTGGCCGGTGTCGGCGGGCTTGCAGCCTGGCAGTTCGGTGTGTTCGGCGGCACCCGCAGCAACAGCATTGCCGTCTTGCCGTTCGAAACCATCGGCGGCGGCGAGGACCAGACCTGGTTTGCCGACGGTCTGGCTGCCGAAATCCGCGCGCGGCTGGCCCAGAACCCCTTGTTGAAGGTCGCGGCAAAGGCTTCTTCCAACACCTTCCGCGAAACAGAAGCCGACGCGAAGGAGATCGCCAGCAAGCTCAAGGTGGCATTTCTGCTTAACGGCGACGTCCGCCGTGAAGGCGACCAGTTGCGCGTGACCGCCGCCCTTACCGACGGAAGCACCGGTTTTACCGAGCGGCAATTGAGTTTCGACCGCGCCATCGACGGGGTGTTCGAGATCCAGAGCGCGATTGCCGCAGCCGTGATCGCGGAACTCACGGCCCAGATCGAAGGTCGCAATACCGGCGAGCAGATCGGCGGCACCGACAACGTCGCGGCTTACGAAGCGTTCCTGCGCGGCAACGAATTGTTCGACGCCGGGACCGACCAAAACACCGATCGGCAAGCGCTTGCCAAGTTCGAAGAAGCGGTCGCGATTGATCCCGGCTATGCCGCTGCCCACGCCGGCAAGAGCCGCGCCATCTCGGTGATCGGCAACCTCTACACCGCACCGGAAAACCGCGCCGAAGTGTATGGCTCTGCAGCCGAAGCGGCGCGCGAAGCCGTGCGCCTTGCGCCGGAGTTTGCCGACGGCCACTCCGCGCTCGGCTTTGCCTTCGCCAACCGGCTCGACATGCAGGCGGCGCGCGACCCTTACGAGCGCTCCTACCAACTTGGCGCAGGGGATGCGGAAATCCTCAGTCGTTATGCGAAATTCCGCTCTCGAATCGGAGATGCGGACGGCGCCAGTGCAGCCATCGAGCGCGCGGTCGGCCTCGATCCGCTCAATGCCCGGGTGTTCGTTTTCTACGGCAATATCGCCTATGCCGCGGGCAGGTACGCAGAAGCGATCGATCACTTCGACGAGGCCAGGGCGCTGCAGCCGCAGCTATCGAGCTACCACTATTCGAAAGGCCTGGCCCAGCTCGAACTGGGCGATTTCGAAGCCGCTCGCGACTCCTTCGCCGCCGATCCTTTCTTTGTGTGGCAGAAAACCGGCGGAGCGATCGTCGAGCACAAGCTTGGTAATACCGCGGCGGCGAAGGCGCATTACCAAGCGCTCAAGGCCGAATATGGCGACGAGAGCAGCTATCAATACGTTCAGATCCTGTCGCAATGGGGCGATATCGAAGGCGCGCTCGCGGCGCTGGGCGAAGCCGAGCGCCTGCGCGACAGCGGGCTCGTGTGGCTCTATTACGACCCGCTACTTGCGCCGATCAGGGAAACCGACGAGTATCGCGCGCTGATAAAGAGATTCGGGTTCGTTTGA
- a CDS encoding DUF4231 domain-containing protein — MVVGVTGHRSSHPSFPENSARLRAVIEDIFAKIDAALQAGGTGCTCTTALVTLLADGADHLAANAALERSWKLVTPLPFGRKLNAAINSGVATAADAKALLAGEPVADQTVADRAKNIELLADQACLFEMADEDEAICKLLLAALDHPDDRSALEKFQLAAARRAALAGTVLVEQSDLVIAIWDGQSVDSVGGTGHTVSAALETGCPVVWIDPGNPEQWQVFRSAEGLATGHARHKDSPAELTKCVRQAVDIDLAKSRESHAGLEAISPICWHGTSSFWSHAYRRIEAFFGTSRWRDKVGWIAMRYELPSEIGEGSQKAMLTGLATLPGADGDLPARVEREVLRRFAWTDAISSRLADRYRSSMVWNFILGAMAIIVGIFYLPLVDVAQKWIFALAEFILLVVIIGNTALATKRRVHGRWFETRRAAEYLRHSPFLLALGIARPPGHWPQGVRTSWPEWYARHALRAVGLPEVRVDSSYLRGVLEFLRDHHVDPQRDYHLDKAARLNRVRHKLDRISEISFILAVITVASYLLLAFFAGRGMVDPGWLDKAAKWFTVAAVALPTLGGAIAAIRYFADFERFADISDVTARRLGHVSQRIATLLNAPEERLDLGRVARVVHDTDDIVFSEIQAWQAVFSGKRTTIPA, encoded by the coding sequence ATGGTGGTCGGCGTCACGGGCCATCGCAGCTCGCACCCGTCCTTTCCCGAGAACTCAGCACGCCTGCGGGCGGTGATAGAAGACATCTTCGCGAAGATCGATGCTGCATTGCAGGCGGGCGGAACCGGTTGCACATGCACGACCGCTTTGGTCACCCTGCTCGCCGACGGCGCGGATCATTTGGCGGCCAATGCGGCGCTCGAGCGCTCTTGGAAGTTGGTGACGCCCCTGCCGTTCGGCAGAAAGCTCAATGCGGCCATAAATTCCGGTGTTGCGACTGCGGCCGATGCCAAGGCCCTGCTCGCCGGTGAACCGGTCGCCGATCAGACGGTTGCCGATCGGGCGAAGAATATCGAGTTACTGGCAGATCAAGCTTGCCTGTTCGAGATGGCGGACGAGGATGAGGCGATTTGCAAACTGTTGCTGGCTGCGCTCGATCATCCGGACGATCGATCGGCGCTGGAGAAATTCCAGCTCGCCGCCGCCCGCCGCGCGGCGCTGGCCGGCACCGTGCTGGTCGAGCAGTCCGATCTCGTCATCGCGATATGGGACGGGCAGTCGGTGGATTCTGTCGGCGGGACCGGCCACACGGTTTCGGCGGCGCTGGAGACCGGCTGTCCGGTCGTGTGGATCGATCCGGGCAATCCGGAGCAGTGGCAGGTCTTCCGGTCAGCCGAAGGACTGGCCACCGGGCATGCGCGCCACAAGGATTCGCCTGCGGAGCTTACCAAATGCGTGCGGCAGGCGGTCGATATCGATCTCGCCAAGTCGCGTGAAAGCCATGCGGGTCTGGAAGCGATCTCTCCGATCTGCTGGCACGGCACCAGCAGCTTCTGGAGCCACGCCTACCGTCGGATCGAGGCCTTCTTCGGCACATCCCGGTGGCGTGACAAGGTGGGCTGGATCGCGATGCGATACGAATTGCCGAGCGAGATCGGCGAGGGCAGCCAGAAAGCCATGCTGACGGGGCTCGCAACGCTACCCGGCGCCGACGGCGATCTGCCCGCGCGTGTCGAGCGCGAAGTGCTCAGGCGCTTTGCCTGGACCGATGCAATCTCGTCGCGCCTCGCCGATCGCTATCGCTCCTCCATGGTGTGGAACTTTATTCTCGGTGCGATGGCGATCATCGTCGGTATCTTTTACCTGCCGCTTGTCGACGTCGCCCAGAAGTGGATCTTCGCTCTGGCCGAGTTCATCCTGCTGGTCGTCATCATCGGGAATACCGCGCTCGCAACGAAGCGCCGCGTCCACGGGCGCTGGTTCGAAACGCGGCGCGCGGCGGAGTATCTGCGCCACAGCCCCTTCCTGCTCGCGCTCGGAATCGCCCGCCCGCCGGGCCATTGGCCGCAGGGCGTGCGCACGTCCTGGCCCGAATGGTATGCGCGTCATGCCCTGCGCGCGGTGGGACTGCCCGAAGTAAGGGTCGACAGCTCCTACCTGCGCGGTGTGCTGGAGTTCCTGCGCGACCATCACGTCGACCCGCAGCGCGACTATCACTTGGACAAGGCAGCGCGATTGAACCGCGTCCGTCACAAGCTCGACCGGATTTCGGAGATCTCGTTCATCCTCGCTGTCATTACGGTCGCCAGTTATCTGCTGCTGGCCTTTTTTGCGGGGCGGGGCATGGTCGATCCCGGCTGGCTCGACAAGGCGGCAAAATGGTTCACCGTAGCCGCCGTGGCGCTGCCGACTCTGGGCGGCGCGATCGCGGCGATCCGCTATTTCGCCGATTTCGAACGCTTCGCCGATATTTCCGACGTAACCGCGCGGCGGCTGGGCCATGTGTCCCAGCGGATCGCCACCCTGCTCAACGCTCCAGAGGAACGCCTCGATCTCGGACGTGTGGCGCGGGTCGTGCACGATACCGACGATATCGTTTTTTCCGAGATCCAGGCATGGCAGGCGGTCTTCAGCGGCAAAAGGACGACGATACCGGCATGA
- a CDS encoding potassium channel family protein has product MIEALGISFVLIALTIAIHYEALRATSNWIVDLPIYPRARMIVVLAVAMVSHLVQVVLYAFAYLWMDAQGTMGDVGGVENPAFADMFYFSITSYTTLGIGDLFPHGHIRLVSGIEALNGLVLVGWTASFTYLKMERYWRVPEEVARDDFGTTKND; this is encoded by the coding sequence ATGATCGAAGCCCTGGGCATCTCCTTCGTCCTGATCGCGCTCACCATCGCAATCCATTACGAAGCGCTGCGCGCGACCTCGAACTGGATTGTCGATCTGCCGATCTATCCGAGGGCGAGGATGATCGTGGTGCTTGCGGTGGCGATGGTCTCGCATCTGGTGCAGGTCGTGCTCTATGCATTCGCTTATCTGTGGATGGACGCGCAGGGCACGATGGGCGACGTCGGCGGGGTCGAGAACCCGGCCTTTGCGGACATGTTCTACTTCTCGATCACCTCCTACACCACGCTCGGTATCGGCGACCTTTTTCCGCATGGCCATATCCGCCTGGTGTCGGGGATCGAGGCGCTCAACGGGCTGGTGCTGGTCGGTTGGACCGCCTCGTTCACCTATCTCAAGATGGAGCGCTACTGGCGGGTGCCGGAAGAGGTTGCACGGGACGATTTCGGGACGACCAAAAACGATTAG
- a CDS encoding acetyl-CoA acetyltransferase: MPTNPEHVPVIIGVGQINDRPADPREGLDPVGLMAEALRRADADGGGGWLEDCQSLGIVGQIAWPQINPVAGKVAEALGIDPAHVEETTPHGDNPIRLLNEAANRIGAGEAVICAVTGGEALRTAGALAKMKAAEEAANSPEKAKPKEHDALRDASHRRKLGYAQSYGLVVPVDVYPLYENAFRAAQGQTLTEGQAESGAIWAGFSQVAARTEAAWIREPRQAEEIIEPTADNRPIAFPYTKLQVANSAVNQGAGFIVTSLAEARRRGVSEDRLVFVGAGASAFEPDSILARDSYTASAGMETSIRKAMELNAVPADDLDHVELYSCFPCVPKMARRTLGWPLEKPMTVFGGLTFGGGPIGNYMSHAVACMVEKLRGGGTGLLFANGGYATHSHTIVLSAQPIEGVGFPQDFDYNDAAEKARDDVPPLDKTYSGPATIETYTVHYKRDGSPRVGTVVARTPDGARTLAVVPPEDAATIALLTDGKVEPVGQKGRIVRAGHGEWDGMGVWNTA; encoded by the coding sequence ATGCCCACCAATCCCGAGCATGTCCCCGTCATCATCGGTGTCGGCCAGATCAACGACAGGCCGGCGGACCCGCGCGAAGGGCTCGATCCGGTTGGGTTGATGGCGGAGGCGCTGAGACGCGCGGATGCGGACGGGGGCGGAGGCTGGCTCGAGGATTGCCAGTCGCTCGGCATAGTTGGCCAGATTGCCTGGCCGCAGATCAACCCGGTCGCGGGCAAGGTTGCCGAGGCATTGGGGATAGATCCGGCGCATGTCGAGGAAACTACTCCGCATGGCGACAACCCGATCCGCTTGCTCAACGAAGCGGCCAACCGCATCGGCGCGGGCGAAGCGGTCATCTGCGCGGTTACGGGTGGCGAAGCACTACGGACGGCGGGCGCGCTGGCGAAGATGAAGGCGGCAGAGGAAGCCGCGAATAGTCCCGAAAAAGCTAAGCCGAAAGAGCACGACGCGCTGCGAGACGCATCTCACCGCCGCAAGCTTGGCTATGCGCAGAGCTACGGCCTGGTGGTGCCGGTAGACGTGTATCCGCTCTACGAAAACGCTTTCCGCGCGGCGCAGGGCCAGACGCTGACCGAAGGACAGGCCGAAAGCGGGGCGATCTGGGCCGGTTTTTCGCAAGTTGCTGCGCGGACCGAGGCTGCGTGGATTCGCGAGCCACGCCAGGCGGAAGAAATCATCGAGCCAACTGCCGACAACCGACCGATCGCCTTTCCCTACACCAAGCTGCAGGTGGCCAATTCCGCCGTGAATCAGGGTGCGGGCTTCATCGTCACCAGCCTGGCCGAGGCGCGGCGGCGCGGAGTGTCGGAAGACAGGCTGGTCTTTGTCGGCGCGGGGGCCAGCGCCTTCGAGCCCGACAGCATCCTGGCGCGCGACAGCTACACGGCCTCGGCGGGGATGGAGACCTCGATCCGCAAAGCCATGGAACTGAACGCCGTCCCCGCCGACGATCTCGACCATGTCGAGCTATACTCCTGCTTTCCCTGCGTTCCCAAGATGGCGCGGCGCACGCTTGGCTGGCCGCTCGAGAAGCCGATGACGGTCTTCGGCGGGCTTACCTTCGGCGGCGGACCGATCGGCAACTACATGAGCCACGCGGTTGCCTGCATGGTCGAAAAGCTGCGCGGCGGCGGCACCGGCTTGCTGTTCGCCAATGGCGGTTATGCCACGCACAGCCACACCATCGTGCTGAGCGCGCAGCCCATCGAGGGCGTCGGCTTCCCGCAGGATTTCGACTATAATGACGCGGCTGAGAAGGCGCGCGACGATGTGCCGCCGCTCGACAAGACCTACAGCGGTCCGGCGACGATCGAAACCTACACCGTCCACTACAAGCGCGACGGATCGCCGCGTGTGGGCACCGTCGTCGCACGCACCCCAGACGGCGCCCGAACCCTCGCGGTGGTACCGCCGGAAGACGCGGCGACGATCGCGCTCCTTACCGATGGAAAAGTCGAACCGGTCGGCCAAAAGGGCCGAATCGTTCGCGCCGGTCATGGCGAATGGGACGGCATGGGCGTCTGGAACACGGCTTAA
- a CDS encoding MFS transporter, translated as MTDISATGLPPLPTRTRWLYGTGLMASGIKTTAFSTYLLLYFNQVLGVPVDIVSQAIFLTLLIDAIADPLIGRWSDRTRSRLGRRHPFLFAAAVPAGLFFAATWFPPDGLSDFGMGVWVFCLASLTRACMSLFEIPSSALGAELTDDYTERTRIFALRFWFGYIGAFGFGAFCLAVFFAETPEYPRGQLNPEGYVGFAITGGILIALAVLTCAFGTRSRIPYLRQVRERASKLSPMDHLREMGSAFAHRPFLAIFGYSLSKQVAIGMYVSSTIYFNTFIFGLNAGQLAILTVEQLVAATCAVPLAPILARKMGKRNAAMAMGFGGICIGVMPLILTFFGLFYPKGDPMLLPALFIVGAIYHTMIATSLMNSSGMIADTIEDFAVKSDRHNAGVFFSVNSFTTQASAGLGILMSGIVLQAANFPEDADPLGVSQAISNSLIVWYVPLVVGLWAIGTFLLLFYPITEASHRANVEKLAAREARLNAQTVRDSPEAGSPG; from the coding sequence TTGACCGACATCAGCGCAACTGGATTGCCGCCGCTGCCTACGCGCACGCGGTGGCTCTATGGCACGGGCCTGATGGCGAGCGGTATCAAGACCACCGCTTTCAGCACCTATCTGCTGCTCTATTTCAACCAGGTCCTCGGCGTCCCGGTCGACATCGTCTCGCAGGCGATTTTCCTTACCCTGCTCATCGATGCCATTGCCGATCCGCTGATCGGCCGGTGGAGCGACCGGACGAGAAGCAGGCTGGGTCGGCGCCATCCCTTCTTGTTCGCCGCCGCTGTTCCGGCCGGCCTGTTCTTCGCCGCCACCTGGTTTCCGCCCGATGGTCTGTCCGATTTCGGGATGGGCGTCTGGGTGTTCTGCCTCGCCAGCCTGACCCGCGCCTGCATGAGCCTGTTCGAGATACCTTCGAGCGCGCTCGGGGCAGAGCTGACCGACGACTACACCGAGCGCACCCGTATCTTTGCGCTGCGGTTCTGGTTCGGCTATATCGGCGCCTTCGGGTTCGGGGCTTTCTGCCTCGCGGTCTTCTTCGCCGAAACGCCCGAATACCCGCGCGGCCAGCTCAATCCGGAGGGCTATGTCGGCTTCGCGATTACGGGCGGCATCCTCATCGCCCTGGCGGTGCTGACCTGTGCGTTCGGCACCAGGAGCCGCATTCCCTACCTCAGGCAGGTGCGCGAGCGTGCCAGCAAGCTTTCGCCGATGGATCACTTGCGGGAAATGGGATCGGCCTTCGCGCACCGCCCCTTCCTTGCCATTTTCGGCTATTCGCTGTCGAAGCAGGTCGCGATCGGCATGTATGTATCGAGCACGATCTACTTCAATACCTTCATCTTCGGCTTGAATGCCGGTCAACTTGCGATCCTGACGGTCGAGCAGCTGGTGGCGGCGACATGCGCGGTGCCGCTCGCGCCGATCCTCGCCCGCAAGATGGGCAAGCGCAATGCGGCGATGGCGATGGGCTTCGGCGGGATCTGCATCGGTGTGATGCCGCTGATCCTGACCTTCTTCGGCCTGTTCTATCCCAAAGGCGATCCGATGCTGCTGCCCGCGCTCTTCATCGTCGGTGCGATCTATCACACGATGATCGCGACCTCGCTGATGAATTCCTCCGGCATGATCGCGGACACAATCGAGGATTTTGCGGTGAAGAGCGACCGGCATAATGCGGGCGTCTTCTTCTCCGTCAACAGCTTTACCACCCAGGCCTCTGCCGGGCTCGGCATCCTGATGTCGGGCATCGTGCTGCAGGCCGCGAATTTTCCGGAGGATGCCGACCCGCTCGGAGTCAGCCAGGCGATCAGCAACAGCCTGATTGTCTGGTACGTGCCTCTGGTCGTCGGCCTTTGGGCGATCGGCACGTTCCTGCTGCTGTTCTACCCGATCACGGAGGCATCGCATCGCGCCAACGTCGAAAAACTGGCGGCGCGCGAAGCGAGGCTAAATGCGCAGACCGTGCGCGATTCGCCTGAAGCCGGATCGCCCGGCTGA